A single region of the Leptospiraceae bacterium genome encodes:
- a CDS encoding PAS domain-containing protein translates to MKNIFNESFFTKNPIPMWVYDLATLQFLEVNEAATIVYGYSREEFLSMTIKDIRPSEDLPALLKVANVDNEGYADTGVWRHLKKNGELLYVNISGQVIEFQGRKSELILSIDQTERVNVFKQSSLNESKLNSILNSIRDIIWSSDPNSYEIFFVNKNVFDLYGYDAEDFYKNPNLWNECIFEEDRQKVMDAFTKIKEIGFFEEEYRIITKDKKIKWVKDKAWLVRDNLKSEIIRIDGISRDITEEKNNLEQIRELSEKAIKQNAFLREIAYINSHKLRGPLVSILAGLELLQEGADLESIILKIKKSGEELDQVIRSSLDFLPESEDNIFINPIPTNKKIQTIFCIDDDTLQLMVNRRIFNLLNSEIQLLTFEDPKDAFTSIHAHYPELIFLDLNMPEMNGWDFLDAMKKDRLNIDVYILTSSVDPYDKKKAETYENIKGFLSKPLSLQVLKNIIF, encoded by the coding sequence ATGAAAAATATTTTCAACGAATCCTTTTTCACAAAAAATCCTATCCCGATGTGGGTATATGATTTAGCTACATTACAATTTTTAGAAGTCAATGAAGCGGCAACTATTGTATACGGTTACAGCAGGGAAGAATTTTTATCTATGACTATCAAAGATATTCGTCCTTCCGAAGATTTACCAGCTCTACTGAAGGTTGCGAATGTGGATAATGAAGGTTATGCTGACACAGGAGTTTGGAGACATCTAAAGAAAAATGGAGAGTTACTGTATGTCAATATCTCAGGTCAAGTTATCGAATTTCAAGGAAGAAAGTCAGAACTTATTTTATCTATCGACCAAACAGAGAGAGTAAATGTTTTTAAGCAATCAAGTTTAAATGAAAGCAAACTCAATAGCATTTTAAATTCGATTAGAGATATTATTTGGTCTAGTGACCCAAATAGCTATGAGATTTTTTTTGTGAACAAAAATGTTTTTGATTTATATGGATATGATGCAGAAGATTTTTATAAAAATCCAAATCTTTGGAATGAATGTATTTTTGAAGAAGATAGGCAGAAGGTAATGGATGCTTTTACTAAAATAAAAGAAATTGGTTTTTTTGAAGAGGAATATCGAATTATAACTAAGGATAAAAAAATTAAATGGGTGAAAGACAAGGCTTGGTTAGTAAGAGACAATCTGAAATCTGAAATAATTCGCATAGATGGAATAAGTCGAGATATTACCGAAGAGAAAAATAATTTAGAACAGATAAGAGAACTTTCCGAAAAAGCAATTAAGCAAAATGCATTTTTAAGAGAGATCGCATACATTAATTCTCATAAACTACGAGGTCCTTTAGTTTCTATCTTAGCTGGATTGGAACTTCTTCAAGAAGGTGCAGATTTAGAAAGTATAATTTTAAAAATTAAAAAATCTGGAGAAGAATTGGATCAAGTAATTAGAAGCTCTCTTGATTTTTTACCTGAATCAGAAGACAATATTTTTATTAATCCAATTCCTACGAATAAAAAAATTCAAACAATTTTTTGTATTGATGATGATACATTACAATTAATGGTAAATAGAAGAATATTTAATTTATTAAATTCAGAGATTCAACTTTTGACATTTGAAGATCCAAAAGATGCGTTTACTTCTATTCATGCGCACTATCCTGAACTAATCTTTTTAGATTTAAATATGCCAGAAATGAACGGCTGGGATTTTTTGGATGCTATGAAAAAAGACCGATTGAATATTGATGTGTATATTTTAACTTCTTCTGTTGATCCGTATGATAAGAAAAAAGCGGAAACCTATGAAAACATTAAAGGCTTTTTGTCAAAACCTCTTTCGCTTCAGGTATTAAAGAATATAATATTCTAA
- a CDS encoding SDR family NAD(P)-dependent oxidoreductase codes for MKTIIITGANSGIGKKTFLKFILDGHHVILGCRNQESAQFVISEASKEIPGLEGRVTSIHLDLESFASVRNFARIIREKFSQIDLLIHNAGAFNHGIKSFQKTQDGFELTYQVNVLSPYLLNRELYEVLEKSPKPQIIYASTTNIKYFLIPKRKVNLKDMTPHNEPYNSYKMYGDSKICQLAMMFSESEKHPNIQMNSVLIPAVKIDPKSRKKLSLFFRVLAVLQSPFSIPQEIIADCYFFLSESNLNKILINSKKEIVKPVDYANSIGEHYTNLFTDKHYPNYCHNEDLKKELLNVLDRI; via the coding sequence ATGAAAACCATCATCATCACAGGAGCCAATTCTGGAATCGGGAAAAAAACTTTTCTAAAGTTTATCTTAGATGGACATCATGTAATTCTAGGTTGTCGCAATCAAGAATCAGCACAATTTGTTATATCAGAGGCATCTAAGGAAATTCCTGGTTTGGAAGGAAGAGTTACCTCCATACATCTAGATTTAGAAAGCTTTGCGTCTGTCCGCAATTTTGCTAGAATAATTAGAGAAAAATTTTCCCAAATCGATCTTTTAATACATAATGCAGGTGCATTCAATCATGGAATAAAATCTTTCCAGAAGACTCAAGATGGTTTTGAACTTACTTATCAGGTAAATGTTCTTAGCCCATATTTACTAAACCGGGAACTTTATGAAGTATTAGAAAAATCTCCCAAACCACAGATCATCTATGCATCCACAACGAATATTAAATATTTTTTGATCCCAAAAAGAAAAGTAAATCTGAAAGATATGACTCCACACAATGAGCCTTACAATTCTTACAAAATGTATGGAGATTCAAAGATTTGCCAGCTTGCGATGATGTTTTCGGAATCTGAAAAACATCCAAACATCCAAATGAATTCTGTACTTATTCCTGCTGTAAAAATTGATCCCAAAAGTCGGAAGAAACTTTCTCTTTTTTTTAGAGTGCTTGCTGTATTACAATCTCCCTTTTCGATCCCACAAGAAATTATCGCAGATTGCTACTTTTTTCTTTCAGAATCCAATCTTAACAAAATTCTTATCAACTCGAAAAAAGAGATTGTGAAACCTGTTGATTATGCAAACTCAATAGGAGAGCATTATACAAATTTATTCACCGATAAACACTATCCTAACTATTGCCACAATGAAGATTTGAAAAAGGAATTACTGAATGTATTGGATAGGATTTAA